CGCTCGACGTGCCGCCCGGCGACCTGATGCGCGCGTCCGCATTTCCGGTGAAAGACGGCGTGGCGCAACTCGATCAAGCAGTCGATCTTGCATCGTCCATTAAAGAGGGCAAGCTCGCATGGGAAGCGCCCGCGGGGGACTGGAGAATTCTCGTTCTGACGCAGGGTGTCCTTTACAAAGGCACGCACGCGGAATGGAGCCTTGCCTACAAGTTCCCGTACATCAACCTGCTTCAACCTGAATCGACCGCGCGATTCATTGAGGTCACGCACGCGGAGTACGCCCGGCGTATGGGCAACGATCTCGGTCAGAACTTTGTCGCGACGTTCACCGACGAGCCTTCCCTGATGAGCGTGTTTCTGCGGGAACAACCCTACAGCGTGTTGCCGTGGGCGCCTGCGTTGGCCGACGAGTTCGCGAAACGTCGCGGTTACGCCCTCGAACCGTGCTGGCCGTCGCTGGTTACGAACACTGGTCCGCAGAGTCTCAAAGCACGTTACGATTTCTGGCAGACGATTGGAGAGTTGGTTTCCGAGAACTTCTTCGGCCAACTCCAAACCTGGGGCCGTCAGCACGGTGTTTTGAGCGGCGGTCATCTGTTGTGCGAAGAGAAGCTCCTGTGGCATGTGCCGTTCTACGGCAACTTCTTCCAATGCGCGCGGCGGCTCGACGCGCCCAGCATCGATTGCCTGACGAGTCTACCCGAAGAAGTCCCGTGGTATATTGCGCGCTTGCTCAGCAGCGCCGCCGAACTCGAAGGCCGCACCGTCACCATGAGCGAGACTTCCGACCACAGCCAGCACTACCGCGCCAAAGACGACACACGTCCTGTTCGCGTCGTGACGGAGGCCGAGATTCGCGGAACCTGCAACAAGCAGATGGCCAACGGCATCACGACGATTACGAGTTACTACTCCTATCAGGACCTCGACGACGCGGCGCTCAATCGGCTTAACGAATGGGTCGGGCGTTGTTCGAACGCGCTTCGTGGCGGGCATCAGGTCGCGGACATCGCCGTCGTCTATCCCACAGAGTCGATGTGGTTGCGGTTCACACCGTCGCGCGAATGGGTGAGAGACGCCTCGCCCGAGGCACAGCGGCTTGATAAGGTGTTTCGCGACGCGGGCAACTACCTGTACAAGGCGAGCCGTGATTTCACGTTTGTGGATTCGCAAGCCATTATGGAATCCAGCGTGGCCGATGGAGCGTTGCGACACGGCAACCTCGCGTGGCGCGTCGTGGTGCTGCCCGATACCGATACCTTGCCTTTGAAGTCGTGGGAGAATCTCGCCGCGTTCTACCGAGCGGGCGGTATAGTCATCGCATTGACAAGCAAGCCCGCCAACAGCGAGATCGAGTTTCCCTCGCCGCGCGTTGCCGAGTTGGCGAAAGAGATCTTTGGCGAGGAACCAGACTCCCAGGTACACAAGAACGACGCAGGCGGATGCGGCGTGTTTCTGCCGGAGGGCAAAGAAGACCAACTCGCGAAGACTGTCGACGCGCTCATCGGACGCGACATCACCTGTTCTGGCCAAGACTCGCCCATCCGGGCGACACACCGTCGCATCAATGACCGTGAAGTTTTCTTCGTGTACAACGACGGACGTGAACCCTGGGAAGGGAAGGTGACCTTTGCCGCGAGCGGCGCCGGTGAGCAATGGGATCCGGCCACAGGTAAGATCTCGCCGTGCGATTCGGCAACGGACGTGCCGATCAAGCTGGAGCCGTTCGGGGCCATGATTCTGAAGTTTGATGAAAGTGTGCCATTGTCTAGAAATAGTGTGTCTCTGTAAGCTGCAATTGACATCCCGATGGGCTTTCTTTAGGCTAACTGCTCTATGAATGCACTACCGCTGTTGGGGAGATTTACCATGTACCGACCAGAAATCAAGGTGTTGGACTGCACCATTCGAGATGGCGGCCTGATGAATGACTGGCATTTTTCGAAGGAAATGGTTCGGGACGTGTTTGACGGTCTCGCCAAGGCCGGTGTCGACTATATCGAGCTGGGATACAAAGCGGACAAGAAGCAGTACAGCACCGCTGAATTCGGTCCGTGGCGTTTTTGCGACGAGGCCGACTTACGCGAAGTGGCCTACGAATGCCCGTCCAAGATTTCGGTCATGTGCGACGTGGGACGGACCGATTACGATTCCATACTCCCCGCCAGCGAATCCATCGTGAAGATGTACCGCGTGGCCACCTACGCGAAAGAGATTGACAAGGCCATTCATCTTGGCAATCACATCAAGGCGCTGGGATACGAAGTCTGCGTCAACATCATGGCGATTTCGCATTGCCTCGATCCCGAAATCGATGAAGCGCTCGATCAGTTGGCGCAAACCAATTTCGAAGTCGTCTATCTCGTGGACAGTTTCGGGTATCTGTATTCCGAGCAAGTCCATTACTTTGCCGAGAAATATCTGAGCCGGTTGAAAGGCAAGGAAGTCGGCATTCATATGCACAATAACCAGCAGCTCGCATTTGCCAATACGATCGAAGGCATTATCAAGGGGATCAATTACCTCGATGCCACCGTGTTCGGCATGGGGCGCGCCGCCGGCAATTGCCCGCTGGAATTGCTCATGGGTTTCCTGCGCAATCCCAAATTCAACATCCGGCCCGTTCTGGACCTCATCCAGAAATACTTCATCGACATGATGGCCGAACTGCGCTGGGGGTACGAGATTCCCTACGCCTTGACCGGCGTGCTCAATAAGCACCCGCGGGCTGCCATGGAGTTTATGAAGCGGAATCCGGACGCTTCGTTCAGCGAGTTCTTCGACAGCTTCGACCCGGCAGCCGGTTCAGACTAGACGAGGGCCTTATAGCTTCCAGGTAGCGGCGTCCACAATGCCCGAACCCTGTTCGCGTCAAGTGACTTTCAGGGCACGAGCTCGATTCTCAGCCAAATTGACGGTCGATCTTGGTCTTTTTACCTGTCTAAACCCTGAAAACCATGCTGGAATCCAATGGTAGTAGCCATTGGAATGTATTCCTGCGACTTCCTTCTGGCCTTAGTGTTAAAAATGCCCGGATTGTGAAGCAATTCGTCAAGAATAAATCTGCGCAAATCGAACTTTCTGCTGGACATTTCGCGAATTGTTTGATAATCTAAATTTGTTGGAAATCGAGGAGAGTGCCGCCATGAGTCGCTATAATGTAGACGCAGTGTGGGACGACCCCTTTGAGCATCCCGTCAATCGTCGAGTTGCGCCGCGCTA
The DNA window shown above is from Candidatus Hydrogenedentota bacterium and carries:
- a CDS encoding aldolase catalytic domain-containing protein, whose product is MYRPEIKVLDCTIRDGGLMNDWHFSKEMVRDVFDGLAKAGVDYIELGYKADKKQYSTAEFGPWRFCDEADLREVAYECPSKISVMCDVGRTDYDSILPASESIVKMYRVATYAKEIDKAIHLGNHIKALGYEVCVNIMAISHCLDPEIDEALDQLAQTNFEVVYLVDSFGYLYSEQVHYFAEKYLSRLKGKEVGIHMHNNQQLAFANTIEGIIKGINYLDATVFGMGRAAGNCPLELLMGFLRNPKFNIRPVLDLIQKYFIDMMAELRWGYEIPYALTGVLNKHPRAAMEFMKRNPDASFSEFFDSFDPAAGSD